The following are encoded together in the Limanda limanda chromosome 12, fLimLim1.1, whole genome shotgun sequence genome:
- the ckba gene encoding creatine kinase, brain a, whose protein sequence is MPFGNTHNALKMNFSSEQEYPDLSKHNNHMAKIITPEMYERLRSKQTPSGFTLDDVIQTGIDNPGHPFIMTVGCVAGDEETYEVFKELLDPVIEDRHGGYKPTDKHKTDLNPDNLKGGDDLDSNYVLSSRVRTGRSVRGFCLPPHCSRGERRAVETLSIEALASLSGDLNGKYYALKDMTDAEQQQLIDDHFLFDKPVSPLLLASGMGRDWPDARGIWHNDNKTFLVWVNEEDHLRVISMQKGGNMKEVFNRFCTGLTKIEGLFKDSGHAFMWNEHLGYVLTCPSNLGTGLRAGVHVKLPNMSKHAKFEDVLKRLKLQKRGTGGVDTAAVGGVFDISNADRLGFSEVELVQGVVDGVRLLVEMEKKLEKNQSIDDLIPEQK, encoded by the exons ATGCCTTTCGGTAACACGCACAACGCGCTGAAGATGAACTTCTCCTCGGAGCAGGAGTACCCGGACCTCAGCAAGCACAACAACCACATGGCCAAGATCATCACGCCCGAGATGTACGAGCGTCTGAGGAGCAAGCAGACCCCCAGCGGGTTCACCCTGGATGACGTCATCCAGACTGGGATTGACAACCcag GTCATCCCTTCATCATGACCGTGGGCTGCGTGGCCGGCGACGAGGAGACGTACGAGGTCTTCAAGGAGCTGCTGGACCCCGTGATCGAGGACCGCCACGGAGGATACAAGCCCACCGACAAACACAAGACCGACCTGAACCCAGACAACCTGAAG GGCGGAGACGACCTGGACTCCAACTACGTGCTGAGCTCCCGTGTGAGGACCGGACGCAGCGTGCGTGGCTTCTGCCTGCCGCCGCACTGCAGCCGGGGGGAGCGGCGTGCCGTGGAGACGCTCTCCATCGAAG CTCTGGCCTCCCTGAGCGGAGACCTGAACGGGAAGTACTACGCCCTGAAGGACATGACCGacgccgagcagcagcagctcatcgatgaccacttcctgttcgACAAGCCCGTGTCCCCCCTGCTGCTGGCCTCCGGGATGGGCCGTGACTGGCCCGACGCCAGGGGCATCTG GCACAACGACAACAAGACCTTCCTGGTGTGGGTGAACGAGGAGGACCACCTGCGTGTGATCTCCATGCAGAAGGGGGGCAACATGAAGGAGGTGTTCAACCGCTTCTGCACCGGACTCACCAAG ATCGAGGGTCTGTTCAAGGACAGCGGCCACGCCTTCATGTGGAACGAGCACCTGGGCTACGTGCTCACCTGCCCGTCCAACCTGGGAACCGGTCTGCGCGCCGGCGTGCACGTGAAGCTGCCCAACATGAGCAAGCACGCCAAGTTCGAGGATGTTCTCAAGAGGCTGAAGCTCCAGAAGCGTGGAACCG GTGGCGTGGACACGGCTGCCGTGGGCGGCGTGTTCGACATCTCCAACGCCGACCGGCTGGGCTTCTCCGAGGTGGAGCTGGTGCAGGGAGTGGTGGACGGAGTCAGGCTGCTGGTCGAGAtggagaagaagctggagaagaaTCAGTCCATCGACGACCTGATCCCCGAGCAGAAGTGA